The following coding sequences lie in one Sesamum indicum cultivar Zhongzhi No. 13 linkage group LG9, S_indicum_v1.0, whole genome shotgun sequence genomic window:
- the LOC105170669 gene encoding dirigent protein 10 — protein MASHLKAIASLLILALIISSATSARILDEEADAAAPAVVPGATTTTTTPGGAPITPANPGGAATVVTNPDDHSLTFFMHDILGGSRPSAIAVTGIVANPAIGGQVPFAKPNGAVLPVNNGIPTNNANGGIVNNNNIPFLTGLSGFTSSFAQNNNGNNIIGGMPGFPVLDSSQFPSGTTLQKLMFGTMTVFDDELTEGHELGSGLVGKAQGFYISSSEDGTSQTMAFTVMFTSGSYADSLSFFGVHRTAVSESHLAIMGGTGKYVNAKGFATVKTFRGTNQHETDGVETLLQITVYLAY, from the coding sequence ATGGCGTCTCATCTCAAGGCCATAGCATCCCTCCTCATTCTTGCCCTCATAATCTCATCTGCCACTTCCGCTCGAATTCTCGATGAGGAGGCAGACGCCGCCGCCCCTGCCGTGGTTCCTGgtgccaccaccaccaccaccacaccTGGCGGTGCACCCATCACTCCCGCCAATCCTGGTGGTGCTGCCACCGTCGTAACAAACCCGGATGATCACTCTCTCACCTTCTTCATGCACGACATACTCGGTGGCAGCCGCCCCTCGGCCATTGCGGTGACAGGCATTGTGGCAAATCCGGCTATCGGCGGGCAAGTGCCCTTCGCCAAGCCCAACGGCGCCGTCCTGCCCGTGAACAACGGAATCCCCACGAACAACGCCAACGGCGGAATCGTGAACAACAACAACATCCCCTTCTTGACGGGCCTCAGCGGATTTACATCGAGCTTCGCGCAGAACAACAACGGGAACAACATTATTGGAGGGATGCCCGGATTCCCCGTCCTCGATAGCTCGCAGTTCCCGTCAGGCACCACCCTCCAGAAGCTCATGTTCGGCACGATGACTGTTTTCGACGACGAGTTGACGGAAGGACACGAACTGGGATCGGGGCTGGTGGGGAAGGCGCAGGGTTTCTACATATCGAGTTCAGAAGACGGGACGAGCCAGACTATGGCATTCACTGTGATGTTTACGAGTGGGAGTTACGCTGATAGTTTGAGCTTCTTTGGGGTTCACCGGACGGCGGTTTCGGAGTCGCACTTGGCCATAATGGGGGGGACGGGGAAGTATGTGAACGCTAAGGGGTTTGCCACTGTTAAGACCTTCCGAGGGACGAACCAGCACGAGACCGATGGAGTGGAGACACTGCTGCAGATTACTGTATACCTTGCTTATTAG